Proteins encoded by one window of Cupriavidus sp. EM10:
- a CDS encoding prepilin peptidase: protein MQTLESVTAFYPLTSACLTAVLGVAVVTDLRSHKIPNMLVVTGAVVALALQMGLHGAGHGVWQWATGLAAGLAPFALLYVMRAVGAGDAKLMGCIGAFTGPAAMPEILLATLLAGGALALGVMLWRGESRRTLHAVLGTVLWMPFAGHAPAPTAAPDAAPASASRIRTARRLPYAVAIATGVGLVMAGVL from the coding sequence ATGCAAACGCTGGAATCCGTCACCGCCTTCTACCCGCTGACCTCGGCCTGCCTGACAGCCGTGCTGGGCGTGGCCGTGGTGACCGATCTGCGCAGCCACAAGATTCCGAACATGCTCGTCGTGACCGGCGCCGTCGTGGCGCTGGCCCTGCAGATGGGCTTGCACGGCGCCGGCCATGGTGTCTGGCAGTGGGCCACCGGCCTGGCCGCCGGCCTCGCGCCGTTCGCGCTGCTGTACGTCATGCGTGCAGTGGGTGCCGGCGATGCCAAGCTGATGGGCTGCATCGGCGCCTTCACCGGACCGGCCGCCATGCCGGAGATCCTGCTGGCGACCTTGCTGGCCGGTGGTGCCCTGGCGCTTGGCGTGATGCTGTGGCGCGGCGAGTCGCGCCGCACGCTGCACGCGGTCCTGGGCACGGTGCTGTGGATGCCGTTCGCGGGCCACGCACCGGCGCCCACGGCTGCACCGGACGCAGCCCCGGCCAGCGCAAGCAGGATTCGAACCGCCAGGCGCCTGCCGTACGCGGTGGCGATTGCAACGGGTGTGGGACTGGTGATGGCGGGCGTGCTCTGA
- a CDS encoding Flp family type IVb pilin, with product MNTMFDGIKRFAQEEDGAAGVEYALLLAFVALCMVAVGPAVKAAVTKIWNSISTNLTTAAG from the coding sequence ATGAACACCATGTTCGATGGCATCAAGCGTTTCGCCCAGGAAGAAGACGGCGCAGCTGGCGTGGAATACGCGCTGCTGCTGGCATTCGTGGCCCTCTGCATGGTCGCGGTCGGGCCGGCCGTCAAGGCTGCGGTGACCAAGATCTGGAACAGCATCTCGACCAACCTCACGACGGCGGCGGGCTGA
- the cpaB gene encoding Flp pilus assembly protein CpaB, giving the protein MRNIRTLLMLLVAALAGLAAVVLASRWMVEQNAGSTVKVAVANTDINLGQRLAPEFVKLVEWPRESLPPGALGDLKAVDGRVTKASVMRGEPILESKLTPAGTKGGLSAVIADGKRAITVRVNDVVGVAGFALPGSFVDIIVNTQKDGKSGPAETEQSISKIVLEKILVLAVAQEVNRDETKPKVVNAVTLEVSPEEAEKLDLARSVGSLSLVLRNQVEARPVDTAGATKRSLLNEPVVQAAAPTPIARVIQIAQRIVERKPVNTNCVGVISGMHQDKECF; this is encoded by the coding sequence ATGAGAAACATACGCACCCTGTTGATGTTGCTGGTGGCGGCCCTCGCAGGCCTGGCCGCCGTCGTGCTGGCCTCGCGCTGGATGGTGGAGCAGAACGCCGGCAGCACCGTGAAGGTGGCGGTGGCCAACACCGACATCAACCTCGGCCAGCGCCTGGCGCCCGAGTTCGTCAAGCTGGTGGAATGGCCGCGCGAAAGCCTGCCACCGGGCGCGCTGGGCGACCTCAAGGCGGTCGATGGCCGCGTGACCAAGGCCAGCGTGATGCGCGGCGAGCCGATCCTGGAATCCAAGCTCACGCCGGCGGGCACCAAGGGCGGACTGTCCGCCGTGATCGCCGACGGCAAGCGCGCCATCACCGTGCGCGTGAACGATGTGGTGGGCGTGGCGGGCTTCGCGCTGCCGGGCAGCTTCGTGGACATCATCGTCAACACCCAGAAGGACGGCAAGAGCGGCCCGGCCGAGACCGAGCAGTCGATCTCGAAGATCGTCCTGGAAAAGATCCTGGTGCTGGCCGTGGCGCAGGAGGTGAACCGCGACGAAACCAAGCCGAAGGTGGTGAACGCGGTGACGCTGGAAGTCTCGCCCGAAGAAGCCGAGAAGCTTGACCTGGCCCGCAGCGTCGGATCGCTGTCGCTGGTGCTGCGCAACCAGGTGGAAGCGCGCCCGGTGGACACCGCCGGCGCCACCAAGCGCAGCCTGCTCAACGAACCCGTGGTACAGGCAGCGGCGCCCACGCCAATCGCCAGGGTAATCCAGATTGCCCAGCGCA